One Natronomonas gomsonensis genomic window, AACTGTACGGTACCGCGGCCCTGCGAATCTCGCGAAACACGCTCATGCAGCGGGCGCTCGAAGAGGTCGACGACGGCCTCGAAGACCTGACCGAGCACGTCGCCGGACAGGTTGGACTCATCGGCACGAACGACAACCCCTTCGGGCTGTACAAACAGCTCGAGGAGTCGAAGACGCCGGCGCCCATCAACGCCGGGGAAGTCGCGCCGAACGACATCGTCATCCCCGAAGGCGACACGGGTGTCGACCCGGGTCCGTTCGTGGGTGAACTCCAGTCCGTAGGCGCCAACGCCCGCATCGACGAGGGTTCCATCAAGGTGATGGAGGACTCGACGGTGCTGTCGGCCGGCGAGGAGGTCTCCCAGGACCTCGCAAACGTGCTTGGCGAACTCGGCATCGAGCCGAAAGAGGTCGGTCTCGACCTCCGCGGCGTGTTCTCCGACGGCGTGCTGTTCGCGCCGGAGGAACTCGCCATCGACGTCGAGGCCTACGAGGCTGATCTCCAGTCCGCCGCCGCAGCGGCGCGGAACCTCTCGCTCAACGCCGAGTACCCGACGGCCCAGACGGTGCC contains:
- a CDS encoding 50S ribosomal protein L10, producing MSAEAERKTETIPEWKREEVDDIVAFLERYDSVGVVDVTGIPSRQLQDMRRELYGTAALRISRNTLMQRALEEVDDGLEDLTEHVAGQVGLIGTNDNPFGLYKQLEESKTPAPINAGEVAPNDIVIPEGDTGVDPGPFVGELQSVGANARIDEGSIKVMEDSTVLSAGEEVSQDLANVLGELGIEPKEVGLDLRGVFSDGVLFAPEELAIDVEAYEADLQSAAAAARNLSLNAEYPTAQTVPSMLAKAAGEAKSVGISAAVESPDLADDLVSKADAQVRALAAAIDDEEALPEELRGVSEPVDTGSEAESDEETADEDETEAETDESDAEDADDTEDGDGGDALGDMFG